The nucleotide sequence GGCTATGGCCCGCTGGAACTCTCCCACCCCAGCAAAAGCTGCCCAACGTATCGCGCTCGGCATCCTTGCCGTACCGGTTGTGCTAGTGCTGGGCCAAGTGCTGGTAATAGAAGTCCCGACACTTCCGCAAGTTCAAGAAGCATATATAGAAGAGCACCATACAGGCTGGACGCCTCGCTTTTGGTCCCAAGGATGGATACCAATGGAAACGCCGTAGATGCTGGAAAACACTATAGGCGGATGAATCTGCGCGGCTACCACCGCTTTCAAATCTTCGACTCAAGCCTCAGCAAGCCCTGGTCTTCGCGCCAGCTGACTCGCCCGAGAAAGCTCATACCCAGTAGTGCTTCGGTAGGGGATGAGCCCTCCACGACCACCGCCTCTACGCCCATAACATTGATGGCGCCGACCTTGACGCTGTTGAGGTGCACCCGCCAGGCCTTGGCCGTACCGCTGGCGGTGCCGACCACGACTTGTTTGCCGTTGACGCGATAGTCGATGCCCAGGCGACGCGCCTGGTTTTCGTTGATCGCCACCGAGGTTGCGCCCGTATCGACGAGAAACTGCACCGGGTGGCCATTGATCGAGCCGGCGACCCAGTAGTGACCGCCCTGCCCCTTGGCGATGCTCAGTTGCTTGCCTTCAGGCTCGGCATATCCGCCGCTCAGCTCGCGGCTGAGGGGATAGTGACGCTCGACACCTTCTACACGCAGCACCGCTCCAGCGGAGTCAGCGCTGACCACCTGGACCCCGCCCGGCCCTGTTTGCCCAACACGTACCAGTTTGCGCTGACCATCTACATTGAGCACGGCGGCTCCGGGAAACAAGCCTACCACCTGCACTCGCGGTGAGGCGGCAGCATAAGCGGCGACCAGCAATAGCGTGATAAGCAACAGGGGGATGGAGCGCATCAGGCAACTTCCTTGCAGACGGATGGCGACTAGTGCCGGTCAGTTAAACGATCAAACGCATGATCTTCAGACGGCACACATTTTGTGTAGGAGCGAGCCATGCTCGCGAATCAGGCGCTGCCTCTGTGCAAGCCATTCACGGGCACGGCCCGTCCCCAAAAGCAGTCAGTTGAAAGCTGACCGGCATTCTTCCACGGGCGAGGCAATGGTTACGGCGACCCGCCGCACAGAGTCGTAGGGTGGATCACGCTTCATCGATCCACAGGCTGGCGATCCACCGAGCGGGGGCTTGGTGGATATAAAAGCGATATCCACCCTACAAAGCCAAGTCCGTTGTTTCCTCAGCCGACCAGCCACACCACCAGATGCACCAGACCACAGGCAGCAAAACCGGCAAGGATATCGTCGAGCATGATGCCGAGGCCGCCAGTGACATTGCGGTCTACCCAGCTGAGCGGCCAGGGCTTGACGATATCCAGCACGCGGAACACCAGGAAGCCCAGCAGCAGCCACGGCCAGCCGGCAGGCACCAGCCAGAAGGTGATCCAGATACCTGCAAACTCGTCCCAGACGATGCCTTCGTGGTCGTGCACTCCCAAATCTTGCGCAACCTTGCCGCACAGCCAGATACCAAACAGCATGCTTGCGACAATCACCAACCCATAGGCCCAGCCGGGCAGCGTCTGCCACAGCGGCACGAAGGCCAGCGCCAGCAGCGAGCCCCAGGTGCCCGGCGCTTTTGGCAGGGTGCCGGAGCCGAAACCAAACGCCAGGTTGTGCCAAGGATTGCGCCATACCGACAATGGCATCGGCTGGCTGGATTGCAGGGAATCAGTCAAACCGGCTGCCCTCCGAGTGGTGCTGGCTGTTACAAGCGGAGATATGAGGTGGCCACTGCAAGAGCGGTCGGGCGGCGTTCCGCTTCGGTGACGAATTTCGCGGAGAGCTCAGATCTAAAAGCCGCTCCCGCGAAAGCGGGGCTGCTTCACCAACACGTAACGGGAACATAGCTCTCCAAATGGCCACTCAGGGGCTGAAATGGTTGTAACCCTGTTTGCCCACGACCGAAGTATTGCCGTCGGCGTCCAGCAGGCGAACACCTTCACCAGGCTCAACAGCGCCAATTACCTGCACCGGCCAGCCAGCGGCTTGCAAACCTTGTAGTTCATCTGCAGGCAAAGTGAATGCGAGCACATAATCATCGCCGCCGGTCAGGCCGCACTGCAGCGCGGCCTCCGGCCCCAACAACTCGGTCAACGCCTCCGACAACGGCACCTGCTGCTGTTGGATGCACAGCTGCACACCCGATGCCGCGGCGATATGCCCGCAGTCGGCCAACAGACCATCGGAAATATCCAGCGCCGACGTAGCCTTGCCACGCAAGGCCTGACCAAAGGCCAACTGCGGCTGTGGCGACCAATAGCGGTCAAGCAGCTGCGCGGCCTCCGCAGTTCCACATTCACGCTCACCCAGGACCAGCGGCAATGCGCCGGCCGCATCACCGAGCATCCCGCCAACACAAAGCAGGTCTCCGGCCCTGGCACCGCTGCGCAGCAACGCCTGCCCCGCCGGTACACGACCGAATACCGTCACGGTGATACTCAGCGGGCCACGGGTGGTATCGCCGCCGATCAGGCGCATCTCGCAGCGGGCCGCCATTGCATCGAGGCCCCGTGCAAAGCCCTCCAGCCACCCAGGTTCGGCTGCGGGAAGGGACAGAGCCAGGGTAAAGCCGATGGGGGTGGCGCCCATGGCCGCCAGGTCGCTGGTGGACACCGCCAGCGCGCGCTGGCCGAGCAGATAAGGGTCGCAGGGATCGGGGAAGTGCACACCGGCCACAAGGGTGTCGGTGGAAACCACCAACTGCTCACCCGCCGGAACCGCAAGCACTGCGCAGTCATCGCCGATGCCCAACAGCACATCGCCGCCGACCCTGGCACAAGCGGCGGCGGCGAAGTAATGGCGGATCAGCTCGAACTCACCCATCGGGGCGGAATCAGCCCTTGCGGGCGCGGACTTCAGCGCTGCGCAGGCTGGGCGCCAGCTTGTCCAGCACGCCGTTGACGAACTTGTGTCCGTCGGTGGCGCCGAATACCTTGGCCAGCTCGATGCCTTCGTTGATCACCACACGATAGGGCACATCGATCCGCTGCATCAGCTCGAATGTGGACAGGCGCAGGATCGCCAGCTCCACCGGGTCGAGTTCCTCCAGCGGGCGGTCGAGGTGGGGCACGATAGCGCCGTCGATCTCGGTCTTGGCACGGGCCACGCCAGTCAGCAGTTCGTGGAAGTAGTTGCCATCGACACCGGAGAAATCATTGTCGACGCGAAACTGCGCCTCGATCTCGTTCAGGCTCTGGCCTGCCATGTGCCACTGATACAGGGCCTGCATCGCCAGGCTACGCGCGACGCGGCGCGTAGCGATCTTGCCCTTGGCCTTCGGCTGGGGCTCCTGGCTTTCGTCGCGATTAAGGCTCACTTGGCCTCCAGCTGCGCCAGCAGGCTCACCATTTCAAGTGCGGACAGTGCGGCCTCGGCACCCTTGTTGCCGGCCTTGGTGCCGGAACGCTCGATGGCCTGCTCGATGGAATCGACGGTCAGCACGCCAAAGGCGACCGGCACGCCGAACTCCATGGAGACCTGGGCCAGGCCCTTGGTGCATTCGCCGGCGACGTATTCGAAGTGCGGGGTGCCGCCACGAATGACCGCACCCAGGGCGATGATGGCGTCGTACTCACCCTGCTGGGCGACCTTCTGTGCCACCAGCGGAATCTCGAAGGCGCCTGGCGCGCGGATGATGATGATGTCGTCTTCGCTCACACCGTGGCGAACCAGCGCGTCGATGGCGCCACTCACCAGGCTTTCGACGACGAAGCTGTTGAAGCGGCCGACTACCAGCGCGAACTTCCCTTGCGGGGCGATGAAGG is from Pseudomonas saudiphocaensis and encodes:
- the ribE gene encoding 6,7-dimethyl-8-ribityllumazine synthase, whose translation is MTLKTIEGTFIAPQGKFALVVGRFNSFVVESLVSGAIDALVRHGVSEDDIIIIRAPGAFEIPLVAQKVAQQGEYDAIIALGAVIRGGTPHFEYVAGECTKGLAQVSMEFGVPVAFGVLTVDSIEQAIERSGTKAGNKGAEAALSALEMVSLLAQLEAK
- a CDS encoding phosphatidylglycerophosphatase A, yielding MPLSVWRNPWHNLAFGFGSGTLPKAPGTWGSLLALAFVPLWQTLPGWAYGLVIVASMLFGIWLCGKVAQDLGVHDHEGIVWDEFAGIWITFWLVPAGWPWLLLGFLVFRVLDIVKPWPLSWVDRNVTGGLGIMLDDILAGFAACGLVHLVVWLVG
- the thiL gene encoding thiamine-phosphate kinase; this translates as MGEFELIRHYFAAAACARVGGDVLLGIGDDCAVLAVPAGEQLVVSTDTLVAGVHFPDPCDPYLLGQRALAVSTSDLAAMGATPIGFTLALSLPAAEPGWLEGFARGLDAMAARCEMRLIGGDTTRGPLSITVTVFGRVPAGQALLRSGARAGDLLCVGGMLGDAAGALPLVLGERECGTAEAAQLLDRYWSPQPQLAFGQALRGKATSALDISDGLLADCGHIAAASGVQLCIQQQQVPLSEALTELLGPEAALQCGLTGGDDYVLAFTLPADELQGLQAAGWPVQVIGAVEPGEGVRLLDADGNTSVVGKQGYNHFSP
- a CDS encoding TIGR02281 family clan AA aspartic protease; the protein is MRSIPLLLITLLLVAAYAAASPRVQVVGLFPGAAVLNVDGQRKLVRVGQTGPGGVQVVSADSAGAVLRVEGVERHYPLSRELSGGYAEPEGKQLSIAKGQGGHYWVAGSINGHPVQFLVDTGATSVAINENQARRLGIDYRVNGKQVVVGTASGTAKAWRVHLNSVKVGAINVMGVEAVVVEGSSPTEALLGMSFLGRVSWREDQGLLRLESKI
- the nusB gene encoding transcription antitermination factor NusB — protein: MSLNRDESQEPQPKAKGKIATRRVARSLAMQALYQWHMAGQSLNEIEAQFRVDNDFSGVDGNYFHELLTGVARAKTEIDGAIVPHLDRPLEELDPVELAILRLSTFELMQRIDVPYRVVINEGIELAKVFGATDGHKFVNGVLDKLAPSLRSAEVRARKG